The DNA sequence TTACGCTGGTTAACCGCTAAGCCCTGATTCCGACGACATGACCTCCATCATTCTGCTCTCCGTTCTCGGCATCGTTAACCTGTTCTTCGGGTTCCTGAAGTCCAACAAAATCCTGCTGCCGGCGGCCATGGTCATCCTGGCCCTGGTGTTCGGCGCCAACCTGCTCGATTGGAACGCGGCTTCCGAGTCGTACTTCAACAACATGCTGACCATCGACCGGTACTCGGTGGCCTTCACCGGCATCGTGGTCCTGACGACGCTGCTACTGATTCCCTTCTCGGAGAAATACGTGCGCGACGGGCAGGAAAACCTGGCCGAATACTACTCGCTGCTGCTCTTTGCCTTGGTTGGCGCCATCATGATGGTGAGCTACAACAACCTGCTGATGCTGTTCGTGGGCATTGAAATCCTGAGCGTGGCCATGTACGTGGTAGCCGGTTCCGACAAGCGCAACGTGCGCTCCAACGAGGCGGCCCTGAAGTACTTCCTGATGGGCTCGTTTGCCACCGGCATCCTGCTCTTCGGCATTGCCCTGGTGTACGGCGCCACCGGCACGTTCGAGCTGGCCCAGATCAACGCCGGCATCGTGAATCCGGCCAATGCCTCGCTGCAGCCCATGCTCTACATCGGCATGCTGCTGATGTTTATCGGTATCAGCTTCAAAGTATCGGCCGCGCCCTTCCACTACTGGACGCCCGACGTGTACGAAGGCACGCCCACGTTCTTCACAGCCTTTATGAGCACCGTGGTGAAAACGGCCGGTTTTGCCGCCTTCTTCAAGCTGCTGCTGGCGGCCTTCTTCGCCGCCCAGGGCTTCTGGGTGCCCACCATCATGGCCATCACCGTCCTGACGCTGCTCATCGGCAACGTCGGCGCCGTGGCGCAGTCCAGCATCAAGCGGATGCTGGCCTACTCCAGCATTTCGCACGCGGGCTACCTGTTTATCGGCCTGGTGGCCGTGAACGGCAAGCTTTCGGCCAACGCTATTTTCTTCTATTCCCTGGCTTACTCCATTGCCACGGTAGCAGCCTTTGCCGTGCTCAAGCTGGTGTCGGATCAGCGGCAGCGCGAAGACTACGCCAGCTTCAACGGCCTGGCCAAAACTAACCCGCTGCTGGCCTTCGTGATGACCGTGGCCATGCTGTCGTTGGCGGGTATTCCGCTCACCGGCGGCTTCTTCGGAAAGTTCTTCACCTTCGGCGCGGCCATCGACCGGGGCTACATCTGGCTGGTGGTGTTTGCCGTGGTAATGTCGATGGTGAGCATTTACTACTACTTGCGTCCCATCATTGCCATGTACATGCAGCCCGCCGACGATGAAACCGCCGAGCCCATCGTAGTGGGTGGTTTCCAATCGGCCGTGCTGGTGCTGCTGGCGTTGATTACGGTAGTGCTGGGCGTGCTGCCCGGTCTGCTCAGCGAAGTATTCTAGGCAGCCCGGCCTTTACGGACCCGGTACAGATAAGGAAAAAGAGCGGCCCCGACGGAGCCGCTCTTTTTTGTTGGTATGCCGGCCGAGCCGTTACTTTTTCGTCACCCGGATACTGATGCGCCGGTTCAGGGCGCGGCCCACGGGCGTGTCGTTGTTGGCAATGCCGTGCTTGCCGCCGTAGCCCTTGGCCTCCAGCCGACTCACGGCAATGCCCATTCCCACCAGTTCCGACATGGCCGCGTTGGCGCGCTCCTCACTGAGTTTGAGGTTGGCCATCCAGTTGCCGGTCGTGTCGGTGTAGCCCCCGATCTTGACGTGGGCCAGCGGGAAGCTTTTCAGGATGCTGGCCACGTTGCGCAGCTGCTGCTTCGACTCATCGGTCAGCGTGGCTTTTTTGGTGTCGAAATACACCCGGTCGAAGTTGATCCAGCCTTTCGTCCGGTTCACTGGGTCTACCTGCAGGGCCGGGTCGGCCAGGAAAGTATAGAGCCGGTTTTCGGTGGA is a window from the Hymenobacter aquaticus genome containing:
- a CDS encoding NADH-quinone oxidoreductase subunit N, which produces MTSIILLSVLGIVNLFFGFLKSNKILLPAAMVILALVFGANLLDWNAASESYFNNMLTIDRYSVAFTGIVVLTTLLLIPFSEKYVRDGQENLAEYYSLLLFALVGAIMMVSYNNLLMLFVGIEILSVAMYVVAGSDKRNVRSNEAALKYFLMGSFATGILLFGIALVYGATGTFELAQINAGIVNPANASLQPMLYIGMLLMFIGISFKVSAAPFHYWTPDVYEGTPTFFTAFMSTVVKTAGFAAFFKLLLAAFFAAQGFWVPTIMAITVLTLLIGNVGAVAQSSIKRMLAYSSISHAGYLFIGLVAVNGKLSANAIFFYSLAYSIATVAAFAVLKLVSDQRQREDYASFNGLAKTNPLLAFVMTVAMLSLAGIPLTGGFFGKFFTFGAAIDRGYIWLVVFAVVMSMVSIYYYLRPIIAMYMQPADDETAEPIVVGGFQSAVLVLLALITVVLGVLPGLLSEVF